A region from the Ammospiza nelsoni isolate bAmmNel1 chromosome 1, bAmmNel1.pri, whole genome shotgun sequence genome encodes:
- the CEBPD gene encoding CCAAT/enhancer-binding protein delta: MSAAALYSLDSPACYKNWCLEPANFYDAKVGSGGGPGPACKPGARGGCGMSGEETGGGLGGSGTNLAELSAAAPAMYEDESAIDFSSYIDSMSAVPNLELCNDELFADLFNSNHKPERGGEYGEYLPPGGGAGRDPAKDLGPAMTTLLGSEPRTASSSSSSSSSSSFSSRGALKQEPDWSDSDLSSSLLPSQIATCAQTIMNLSGQPTPPTSPEPPGSSSPSSCSTRSPGPGAAAVPGPAQGVPQPIAAAAAGGGKERGGKKCVDRFSPEYRQRRERNNIAVRKSRDKAKRRNQEMQQKLLELSAENEKLHKKIEQLTRDLTSLRHFFKQLPSASFLQPGSGTDCR; this comes from the coding sequence ATGAGCGCCGCCGCTCTCTACAGCCTGGACTCCCCGGCATGCTATAAGAACTGGTGCCTGGAGCCCGCCAACTTCTACGACGCCAAGGtgggcagcggcggcgggcCGGGTCCCGCCTGCAAGCCGGGCGCCCGCGGCGGCTGCGGGATGAGCGGCGAGGAGACGGGCGGAGGCCTGGGCGGCAGCGGCACCAACCTGGCGGAGCTGagcgccgccgccccggccaTGTACGAGGACGAGAGCGCCATCGACTTCAGCTCCTACATTGACTCCATGTCCGCCGTGCCCAACCTGGAGCTCTGCAACGACGAGCTCTTCGCCGACCTCTTCAACAGCAACCACAAGCCCGAGCGGGGCGGGGAGTACGGCGAGTACTTGCCACCGGGCGGCGGCGCCGGCCGCGACCCCGCCAAGGACCTCGGCCCTGCCATGACCACCCTGCTGGGCTCCGAGCCCCGcaccgcctcctcctcctcctcctcctcttcctcctcctccttctcctcccgcGGCGCTCTGAAGCAGGAGCCGGACTGGAGCGACAGCGACCTCTCCTCCTCGCTGCTGCCCTCGCAGATCGCCACCTGCGCGCAGACCATCATGAACCTGAGCGGGCAGCCCACGCCGCCCACGTCCCCCGAGCCGCCGGGCAGCAGCTCCCcgtccagctgcagcacccgCTCGCCGggccccggcgccgccgccgtgCCCGGGCCGGCGCAGGGCGTCCCGCAGCCCATtgctgccgctgccgccggcGGGGGCAAGGAGCGCGGCGGCAAGAAGTGCGTGGACAGGTTTAGCCCCGAGTACCGGCAGCGCCGGGAGCGCAACAACATCGCCGTGCGCAAGAGCCGCGACAAGGCGAAGCGGCGCAACCAGGAGatgcagcagaagctgctggagcTTTCCGCTGAGAACGAGAAGCTGCACAAGAAGATCGAGCAGCTCACCCGGGACTTGACCAGCCTCCGGCACTTCTTCAAGCAGCTGCCCAGCGCTTCTTTCCTGCAGCCCGGCTCGGGCACCGACTGCCGGTAA